A stretch of DNA from Aciduliprofundum sp. MAR08-339:
AGCAAGGATTTTGGATTTCGTCATTATCATTTGACCTCCCCAATCAAAATTTTCATCACAAAGATTGATTGGGACAGGATTGAGGATGGGGAGAGTTTCCGACTTAAGGATCTATGCAATGTTAGAAAGGAGGGAAATTTCTTGGCATATGTGGGCAATGATCTGAGCATTGTAAAGAAAGGCGCAAGGATCATACACTGGGTCCCTGCGGATTCACCACCTTGCAGGGTGTATATGCCAAATGGCACTGTTATGAAGGGTTACGTGGAAAAGGATGCTAAAAATGCGGTGGGAGAGGTTGTGCAGTTTGAAAGATTTGGATTCACCAAAATTTACGAAGAAAATGGAGAAATTGTGGGCTATTTTGCCCACAGGTGATCATGTCACATTTATGTATGATGGAAACTTCTTCAGAAGAATAACATCACCCACTGCCTTTACCCAGCGGTAGGGCACCACAACGGGTACACCATCCTCAACAAGAAGTGGGTTGCTCTTTTCCACATATAGCCCGTATATGATCTGGTCGTTCACATCCAGCAGGACATCCTTTATCGTGCCGAGAAGATAACCCTTATCCGTGTAGATTTCCAGACCTATAAGTTCAGTTGCCTCCGTCATCATTTTAATCCCCAAGGAGTATTATCTTGCTATTATTTAAATCTTCTCACCTCCTATTTTTAGGAGAACAAAAAACTAAATAAATGGAAACTATCCCCATTTCATAGGTGATCAAATGAGACTCGAAGAGCATCCAGTTTTAGATTTTAGCAGAAGAAGAGGCAAAAAGGTCACAATTTATTTTGAGGGACAGCCAATAGAAGCCTATGAGGGCGAGCCCATTGCTGAGGCCCTGCATGCTGCGGGTATAAGGGTTCTGAACTACAGCACCGAAAAACTCAGACCCAGGGGACTATTCTGTGCCATCGGAAAATGCTCTTCATGCCTTATGGTGGTTGATGGGATACCCAATGTGCGCACCTGCATTACCCTTGTCAGGGACGGAATGCGCGTGGAAAGGCAGCGTGGGAGACAGCCTTTGCCCAGGGACTACAAGCCACCCATGTGGAAGGATGCAGAGAAGCATGAGGCAGATATTGTGATAATTGGAGGTGGCCCCGCCGGACTGATGGCAGCCATAAAGGCTGCTGAAAATGGGGCAAAGGTATCCCTGCTGGATGAGAATCCGGTTCTTGGTGGGCAGCTGGTGAAGCAGACCCACAAATTCTTTGGAAAACGTGCCCAGTTTGCTGGAGTGCGCGGTGTGAAGATTGCGGAGATTCTTGAAAGGGAAGCGAGAGAGAAGGGTGTGGATATACATCTTGAGACCTCCGCAATAGGCATATTTCAGGATGGTAATCGCAGATTAGTTGCAGCCATAAAGGATAACAAGAAACTCATGGAGTTTTCCGGCAGGGCAGTTATCGTTGCCACCGGTGCCATGGAGAAGATGATTCCATTTGAGAACAACGATTTGCCCGGTGTTTACGGTGCGGGTGCAATTCAAACCCTGATGAACACCTATGGCATCGAACCGGGCAAAAAGGTGCTCATTGTGGGTGCTGGTAATGTGGGTGTGATTCTTGCCTACCAGTTGAAGCAGGCGGGCGTGGATGTGGTTGCCATAGTGGAGGCCATGCCCCGGGTTGGTGCGTATTTTGTTCATGCGGCTAAGGTTCGCAGATTGGGAATACCGATTTACACCCGTCATACGATTCTTCGTGCTGAGGGCAACGAGAAGGTTGAGCGTGCTGTCATA
This window harbors:
- a CDS encoding PRC-barrel domain-containing protein — encoded protein: MMTEATELIGLEIYTDKGYLLGTIKDVLLDVNDQIIYGLYVEKSNPLLVEDGVPVVVPYRWVKAVGDVILLKKFPSYINVT
- a CDS encoding FAD-dependent oxidoreductase, which gives rise to MRLEEHPVLDFSRRRGKKVTIYFEGQPIEAYEGEPIAEALHAAGIRVLNYSTEKLRPRGLFCAIGKCSSCLMVVDGIPNVRTCITLVRDGMRVERQRGRQPLPRDYKPPMWKDAEKHEADIVIIGGGPAGLMAAIKAAENGAKVSLLDENPVLGGQLVKQTHKFFGKRAQFAGVRGVKIAEILEREAREKGVDIHLETSAIGIFQDGNRRLVAAIKDNKKLMEFSGRAVIVATGAMEKMIPFENNDLPGVYGAGAIQTLMNTYGIEPGKKVLIVGAGNVGVILAYQLKQAGVDVVAIVEAMPRVGAYFVHAAKVRRLGIPIYTRHTILRAEGNEKVERAVIAQIDDHWQPIPGTEKVYDVDVIALSVGLRPSIELLHQAGAQITYARELGGYVVRHDERMETTVRGIFVAGDSSGIEEATTAMLEGKIAGLSAALLVGKASPKIYEEIEKAHADLEEFRSGPFGKHILEGLKKVMINE